A genome region from Neptunomonas japonica JAMM 1380 includes the following:
- the prpB gene encoding methylisocitrate lyase, with product MAKLTAGGRFRKALLEAKPLQIVGTTNAYHAMMAERVGHKAIYLSGGGVANTSYGLPDLGMTSMNDVLEDVRRISSAVETPLLVDIDTGWGGAFNISRTIKEMTKAGAAAVHIEDQIAQKRCGHRPNKEIVSSQEMVDRVKAAVDAKTDDDFFIIARTDAFQMEGLNSAVDRAQACLEAGADGIFAEAVHTLEDYKAFADGINGAHLLANITEFGATPLFNTEELVANGASMVLYPLSAFRAANKAALNVYEALLRDGDQKAVVDTMQTRMELYDFLNYHDFEQKLDALFAEGKNK from the coding sequence ATGGCTAAACTAACTGCAGGCGGTCGATTCCGCAAAGCGCTACTAGAAGCAAAACCACTACAGATCGTAGGTACAACTAATGCTTATCATGCCATGATGGCTGAACGCGTTGGCCATAAAGCTATCTACCTATCTGGTGGTGGTGTTGCCAATACGTCTTATGGTTTGCCTGATCTTGGTATGACTTCTATGAACGATGTATTAGAAGATGTTCGTCGTATTAGTAGTGCTGTAGAAACTCCTTTGTTGGTTGATATCGATACAGGCTGGGGTGGTGCGTTTAATATTTCTCGTACAATCAAAGAGATGACTAAAGCAGGTGCTGCCGCAGTTCATATCGAAGATCAGATTGCTCAAAAGCGTTGTGGGCACCGTCCTAACAAAGAGATCGTTTCTTCTCAGGAAATGGTTGATCGTGTTAAAGCTGCTGTTGATGCTAAAACAGATGATGATTTTTTCATTATCGCACGTACTGATGCTTTCCAAATGGAAGGGTTAAACTCTGCTGTGGATCGTGCTCAAGCCTGCCTTGAAGCTGGTGCAGATGGTATCTTTGCAGAAGCTGTTCATACACTAGAAGACTATAAAGCGTTTGCAGATGGTATTAACGGTGCACATTTGCTAGCGAACATTACTGAGTTTGGTGCTACGCCGCTGTTTAATACAGAGGAACTTGTAGCAAATGGTGCTTCTATGGTGCTGTACCCACTTTCAGCTTTCCGTGCTGCAAATAAAGCTGCATTGAATGTATACGAAGCGCTATTGCGTGATGGTGATCAGAAAGCAGTTGTTGATACGATGCAAACACGTATGGAACTGTATGATTTCCTTAACTACCATGATTTTGAGCAAAAG